From the Desulfatirhabdium butyrativorans DSM 18734 genome, one window contains:
- a CDS encoding sulfotransferase family protein produces the protein MNLIETLQKRCPTAATEKWLQRWWPLDAGKLCSVAKRQTGLNDFGDPPVETALSILVNSLQQEAGLHPVGHFLIWHHLKALLATRLRLVHAWRNPVEVLNEVPIERPLFITGMPRSGSTFLHELLAVDPGNRSPLTWEVMFPLPERKAAADGRDARIRHAAAQLRWFRRIVPEADIVHPIHAESPQECVAVHSYSMRSEEFLITCWLPAYENWLRKVDFVPVYAWQKRFLQHLQGSGPARRWVLKAPDHAHTISALFTVFPDARIVQTHRNPPDVLRSILGLAEVLHGLYGRAEGAEKRARRQVRVMAEAMDRLMDFRQMHPELEGRFLDIHYSDLVADPMKTIEAIYRHCDTPLTEQVREGMRRMISQRSRYPKRRGGRAGRNVLSVEESRPFLRYCRRFGFPLIQGEYPASGISSAR, from the coding sequence ATGAATCTGATTGAAACCCTCCAAAAACGATGTCCAACGGCGGCAACCGAAAAATGGCTTCAGCGATGGTGGCCGTTGGATGCCGGCAAATTGTGCTCCGTCGCAAAACGCCAAACCGGCCTGAATGACTTTGGCGATCCGCCTGTCGAAACGGCGCTGTCGATTCTGGTGAACAGTCTTCAACAGGAGGCCGGCCTGCATCCGGTGGGGCATTTTCTGATCTGGCATCATCTGAAGGCTTTGTTGGCGACTCGTCTGCGCCTCGTTCACGCCTGGCGCAATCCGGTCGAAGTCCTGAACGAAGTGCCCATCGAACGGCCACTGTTCATTACCGGCATGCCAAGGAGCGGCTCCACCTTTCTTCATGAACTGCTGGCTGTAGATCCGGGGAACCGTTCTCCGCTGACCTGGGAGGTCATGTTCCCGCTGCCGGAGCGAAAGGCGGCCGCCGATGGGCGCGATGCGCGCATTCGGCATGCAGCCGCCCAATTGCGCTGGTTTCGCAGGATCGTTCCGGAGGCCGATATTGTCCATCCCATTCATGCGGAGTCCCCCCAGGAATGTGTGGCTGTCCACAGTTACAGCATGCGATCGGAGGAATTTCTCATCACCTGCTGGCTCCCCGCCTATGAGAACTGGTTGCGGAAAGTGGATTTCGTGCCGGTATATGCCTGGCAAAAACGGTTTCTGCAGCACCTTCAGGGGTCTGGACCAGCCAGACGATGGGTGTTGAAGGCGCCGGATCATGCGCATACAATCAGTGCGCTTTTCACCGTTTTCCCGGATGCACGCATTGTTCAGACCCACCGGAATCCGCCGGATGTGCTGCGATCCATTCTGGGCCTTGCGGAGGTATTGCACGGTTTGTATGGCAGAGCGGAAGGGGCGGAAAAGCGAGCGCGCCGCCAGGTCCGGGTCATGGCGGAGGCAATGGATCGGTTGATGGATTTTCGGCAGATGCATCCGGAGCTGGAAGGGCGTTTTCTCGACATCCATTATTCCGATCTGGTTGCCGATCCGATGAAAACCATCGAGGCCATCTACCGGCATTGCGATACTCCCCTTACGGAACAGGTCCGGGAAGGGATGCGTCGAATGATTTCGCAGAGGTCGCGTTACCCAAAACGGCGTGGCGGAAGGGCGGGGCGAAACGTGCTTTCCGTCGAAGAGAGCCGGCCATTTCTTCGCTATTGCCGACGCTTCGGTTTTCCCCTCATCCAGGGAGAATACCCCGCATCCGGCATTTCATCGGCCCGATGA